Proteins found in one Kwoniella bestiolae CBS 10118 chromosome 1, complete sequence genomic segment:
- a CDS encoding 60S ribosomal protein L39: protein MPSQKSFIIKQKLAKKARQNRPIPQWFRLKTDNTIQYNAKRRHWRRTKLNL from the exons ATG CCTTCCCAAaaatccttcatcatcaagcaaAAGCTCGCCAAGAAGGCCAGACAAAACCGACCCATCCCCCAATGGTTCCGTCTCAAGACTGACAACACCATCCAG TACAACGCCAAAAGACGACACTGGCGACGAACCAAGCTCAACCTCTAA